The Helianthus annuus cultivar XRQ/B chromosome 16, HanXRQr2.0-SUNRISE, whole genome shotgun sequence genome includes a window with the following:
- the LOC110915160 gene encoding probable E3 ubiquitin-protein ligase RHC1A, with amino-acid sequence MSSGGNTHWCYQCQQPVRLRGRNPVCPYCSGGFVQELSEVVEPAQPHIGHTHAHGPSEIMDVFAELISQRMAGRNLGFDMRRRSRLVPEQGAVPWFVFDGQGPTRMPVDDRFEVFFNGAPPGPRRANVGNFFMGPGLQELFEQLSMNDGRQGPPPATQSAIDSMPTIKITNRHVNTDSHCPVCKDKFELGCEARQMPCNHIYHSGCIEPWLVQHNSCPVCRVELPAHGASRGSSSGGGATTTAAGGGGGSEDDGGSRRGRRTGLSFLWPFG; translated from the coding sequence ATGTCGAGCGGTGGAAATACACATTGGTGCTACCAATGCCAACAACCGGTCCGGCTTCGAGGTCGTAATCCCGTTTGCCCATATTGTTCCGGGGGATTCGTGCAAGAACTAAGCGAGGTGGTGGAACCCGCACAACCGCACATTGGGCATACTCACGCACACGGGCCTTCTGAGATTATGGATGTTTTTGCCGAGTTGATAAGCCAAAGAATGGCTGGAAGAAATCTGGGTTTTGATATGAGGAGGCGGTCGAGACTCGTCCCTGAACAGGGTGCGGTTCCGTGGTTCGTATTTGACGGTCAAGGCCCGACTCGGATGCCTGTCGATGATAGATTCGAGGTCTTCTTCAACGGTGCACCACCGGGTCCTAGACGGGCTAATGTCGGTAATTTCTTTATGGGTCCTGGGTTACAGGAGCTATTTGAACAACTTTCGATGAACGATGGCAGGCAGGGCCCGCCACCAGCGACCCAATCAGCAATCGATTCTATGCCCACTATTAAGATTACAAATAGACACGTGAACACTGATTCTCACTGCCCGGTTTGTAAAGATAAGTTTGAGTTGGGGTGCGAGGCTAGACAAATGCCGTGTAACCATATCTATCATTCGGGTTGCATCGAGCCGTGGTTGGTACAGCATAATTCTTGCCCCGTGTGTCGGGTGGAGCTTCCGGCTCATGGTGCAAGTAGGGGGAGTAGTAGTGGTGGCggtgccaccaccaccgccgccggtggtggtggtggtagtgaagatgatggcggATCCAGGCGGGGAAGGAGGACTGGGTTGTCGTTTTTGTGGCCATTTGGGTAG